One Methanosarcinales archaeon genomic region harbors:
- a CDS encoding ABC transporter permease — translation MTKFGSSFVDVVQIIAVFAPVIGIALGFDAVVKERKSNSLNVLLTHPVFRDNIITGKFLGAIVTLALVVFLTITVITGTSLIITGKMANFLEFGRLFIFGFLTFFYLLVFLAIGIFTSVLSKSEIDSLTYGIVAWLNLCVVFGAIIVLIATVVTGQSLFDMGENAQFTELTFKLHKFSPMHHYAEATIGSSDLSFGGFAKHETIHGVLDTHYTLTEW, via the coding sequence ATGACAAAGTTTGGCTCCAGTTTTGTTGATGTTGTTCAGATAATTGCCGTTTTTGCTCCTGTAATTGGAATAGCTCTTGGATTTGACGCAGTGGTTAAAGAACGGAAAAGCAACTCACTGAATGTCTTATTAACTCATCCTGTATTCAGGGATAATATAATAACCGGAAAGTTTCTGGGCGCTATCGTTACTCTGGCTCTTGTGGTTTTTTTGACAATAACTGTTATAACCGGTACATCCCTGATAATCACAGGAAAAATGGCGAATTTCCTTGAATTCGGTAGATTGTTTATTTTTGGCTTTCTTACATTCTTTTATCTACTCGTTTTTCTGGCAATTGGTATTTTTACCTCGGTGCTTTCAAAAAGTGAGATTGATTCTTTGACATATGGTATTGTTGCCTGGCTCAATCTATGCGTGGTATTTGGAGCGATTATTGTGCTCATCGCTACTGTTGTAACTGGTCAATCATTGTTTGATATGGGTGAAAACGCACAATTTACTGAACTTACATTCAAACTCCACAAATTTTCACCGATGCATCATTACGCTGAAGCCACAATTGGTTCGTCCGATTTGAGCTTTGGCGGTTTCGCAAAGCATGAAACCATTCACGGGGTTTTGGATACACATTATACCTTAACAGAATGGTAG